A region of Solanum dulcamara chromosome 7, daSolDulc1.2, whole genome shotgun sequence DNA encodes the following proteins:
- the LOC129895361 gene encoding pyridoxal reductase, chloroplastic-like isoform X2, with protein MAVCLSASNSIAYIRFSNSTTDPVPSSSVFKSLKIPRFWPWQKVKMGPLTVSPMGFGTWAWGNQLLWGYQDSMDSELQRTFNLAVENGINLYDTADSYGTGRLNGQSEKLLGKFIRDKQVKNDIVIATKFAAYPWRLTPGQFVNACKSSLERMQIGQIGIGQLHWSTANYAPLQERALWDGLVAMYEKGLVRAVGVSNYGPKQLLKIHKYLDDRGVPLRSVQIQFSLLSMGSDQMEIKNICDSLGIRVIAYSPLGLGMLTGKYTPSNLPPGPRGLLFRQILPGLEPLLTSLGEIAQRRRKTIPQVAINWCICKGTIPIPGVKSVKQTEENLGALGWQLSSDELLQLESTALDSPQKMIQNVFQTK; from the exons ATGGCTGTCTGTCTCTCAGCTTCAAATTCCATTGCTTACATAAGATTCAGCAATTCAACAACTGATCCTGTTCCATCTTCCTCTGTTTTCAAATCCCTCAAAATTCCCCGTTTCTGGCCATGGCAAAAG GTAAAGATGGGACCTTTGACAGTATCTCCAATGGGGTTTGGTACTTGGGCATGGGGCAATCAGCTTCTCTGGGGTTATCAAGATTCTATGGACTCTGAACTTCAGAGGACTTTCAATCTTGCTGTGGAGAATGGCATTAACCTATATGATACGGCTGATTCTTATGGGACTGGAAGGTTAAATGGACAAAGTGAGAAACTTCTTGGAAAATTCATTC GAGACAAGCAAGTGAAGAATGACATTGTGATTGCAACAAAATTTGCAGCATACCCATGGCGCCTAACACCTGGACAATTTGTGAATGCTTGCAA GTCTTCTCTGGAAAGGATGCAAATTGGGCAAATTGGAATTGGACAATTGCACTGGTCAACTGCAAATTATGCACCTCTGCAGGAACGAGCTCTTTGGGATGGTTTAGTTGCCATGTATGAGAAg GGTTTAGTTCGTGCAGTAGGAGTGAGCAACTACGGACCAAAGCAGCTGCTGAAAATACACAAATATCTTGATGACCGAGGAGTTCCTTTGCGTTCAGTCCAG ATACAATTTTCATTGCTGAGTATGGGTAGTGATCAGATGgagataaaaaatatatgtgaTTCTCTAGGCATACGGGTCATAGCATACAGTCCTCTGGGTCTTGGTATGCTCACCGGGAAATATACGCCCTCTAATCTTCCACCTGGGCCAAG GGGACTACTCTTTAGACAAATTCTGCCTGGATTGGAGCCTCTACTTACCTCACTGGGAGAAATAGCTCAACGACGTCGGAAAACAATACCACAG GTAGCTATCAACTGGTGTATATGCAAGGGTACAATTCCTATCCCTGGAGTCAAGTCTGTAAAACAAACTGAAGAGAACCTAGGAGCCCTTGGTTGGCAACTCAGTTCTGATGAATTGCTCCAATTAGAATCCACGGCTCTTGATTCTCCACAGAAGATGATCCAAAACGTATTTCAGACAAAGTGA
- the LOC129895361 gene encoding pyridoxal reductase, chloroplastic-like isoform X1, with protein sequence MAVCLSASNSIAYIRFSNSTTDPVPSSSVFKSLKIPRFWPWQKVKMGPLTVSPMGFGTWAWGNQLLWGYQDSMDSELQRTFNLAVENGINLYDTADSYGTGRLNGQSEKLLGKFIREFPGDKQVKNDIVIATKFAAYPWRLTPGQFVNACKSSLERMQIGQIGIGQLHWSTANYAPLQERALWDGLVAMYEKGLVRAVGVSNYGPKQLLKIHKYLDDRGVPLRSVQIQFSLLSMGSDQMEIKNICDSLGIRVIAYSPLGLGMLTGKYTPSNLPPGPRGLLFRQILPGLEPLLTSLGEIAQRRRKTIPQVAINWCICKGTIPIPGVKSVKQTEENLGALGWQLSSDELLQLESTALDSPQKMIQNVFQTK encoded by the exons ATGGCTGTCTGTCTCTCAGCTTCAAATTCCATTGCTTACATAAGATTCAGCAATTCAACAACTGATCCTGTTCCATCTTCCTCTGTTTTCAAATCCCTCAAAATTCCCCGTTTCTGGCCATGGCAAAAG GTAAAGATGGGACCTTTGACAGTATCTCCAATGGGGTTTGGTACTTGGGCATGGGGCAATCAGCTTCTCTGGGGTTATCAAGATTCTATGGACTCTGAACTTCAGAGGACTTTCAATCTTGCTGTGGAGAATGGCATTAACCTATATGATACGGCTGATTCTTATGGGACTGGAAGGTTAAATGGACAAAGTGAGAAACTTCTTGGAAAATTCATTCGTGAGTTTCCAG GAGACAAGCAAGTGAAGAATGACATTGTGATTGCAACAAAATTTGCAGCATACCCATGGCGCCTAACACCTGGACAATTTGTGAATGCTTGCAA GTCTTCTCTGGAAAGGATGCAAATTGGGCAAATTGGAATTGGACAATTGCACTGGTCAACTGCAAATTATGCACCTCTGCAGGAACGAGCTCTTTGGGATGGTTTAGTTGCCATGTATGAGAAg GGTTTAGTTCGTGCAGTAGGAGTGAGCAACTACGGACCAAAGCAGCTGCTGAAAATACACAAATATCTTGATGACCGAGGAGTTCCTTTGCGTTCAGTCCAG ATACAATTTTCATTGCTGAGTATGGGTAGTGATCAGATGgagataaaaaatatatgtgaTTCTCTAGGCATACGGGTCATAGCATACAGTCCTCTGGGTCTTGGTATGCTCACCGGGAAATATACGCCCTCTAATCTTCCACCTGGGCCAAG GGGACTACTCTTTAGACAAATTCTGCCTGGATTGGAGCCTCTACTTACCTCACTGGGAGAAATAGCTCAACGACGTCGGAAAACAATACCACAG GTAGCTATCAACTGGTGTATATGCAAGGGTACAATTCCTATCCCTGGAGTCAAGTCTGTAAAACAAACTGAAGAGAACCTAGGAGCCCTTGGTTGGCAACTCAGTTCTGATGAATTGCTCCAATTAGAATCCACGGCTCTTGATTCTCCACAGAAGATGATCCAAAACGTATTTCAGACAAAGTGA
- the LOC129894974 gene encoding homeobox-leucine zipper protein ATHB-7-like codes for MEPEVENSEIPKFKKPLKNKCENVKRFSDEQVKLLESMFKQGTKIEPREKLKLARDLGLQPRQVAIWFQNKRARWKSKQLEHEYRILQSKFDNLNMQFQSLKTEKERLLIQLETLNDQLENNAQGSRSQDSRESELHTSPENGFTDLELKDCSGCSDSRFGHKSVNEEDDDTTEGTDKYFTPKEEAEFWNLEKLGDNNSLEHWCVGLGSFSNSKLWDF; via the exons ATGGAACCAGAAGTTGAAAATTCTGAGATTCCCAAATTCAAAAAACCGTTAAAGAACAAGTGTGAAAATGTTAAAAGGTTTAGTGATGAGCAAGTGAAGTTACTTGAGTCCATGTTTAAACAAGGGACAAAGATAGAGCCAAGAGAGAAGCTGAAATTGGCAAGAGATCTCGGGTTGCAACCACGCCAAGTAGCTATTTGGTTTCAGAACAAAAGGGCCAGATGGAAATCGAAGCAATTAGAACACGAATATCGGATACTTcaatcaaaatttgacaatttaAACATGCAATTTCAATCCTTGAAGACAGAAAAGGAGAGACTGCTCATTCAG TTGGAGACATTAAATGATCAGCTAGAAAACAACGCTCAAGGCAGCAGAAGCCAAGATTCAAGAGAGAGTGAATTGCACACAAGTCCAGAAAATGGATTTACAGACTTAGAGTTGAAAGATTGTTCAGGTTGCTCCGATTCAAGATTTGGTCACAAGAGTGTAAATGAAGAGGATGATGACACAACAGAAGGAACAGATAAATACTTCACTCCTAAAGAAGAAGCAGAGTTTTGGAACCTGGAGAAATTAGGAGATAATAATTCCTTAGAACATTGGTGTGTTGGCTTAGGTAGTTTCTCCAATTCTAAGTTGTGGGACTTTTGA